The following coding sequences lie in one Phalacrocorax aristotelis chromosome 4, bGulAri2.1, whole genome shotgun sequence genomic window:
- the VPS37A gene encoding vacuolar protein sorting-associated protein 37A isoform X1 gives MNWLFPLTKGGGSAAPLPARTTLQQQKQRQIESLRGAHASIAEIQKDVEYRLPFTVNNLTININILLPPQFPQEKPVISVFPPVRHHLMDKQGVYVTGPLISNFTMHSDLGKIIQSLLDEFWKNPPVLAPSSTSFPYLFNKPAGMPPYAPQGFPFLPPYPPQETNRTMAAVPVAESVSSSYTTDKPAAPSYSLIADLPLPVPTAEAVLQVRQNGFTYKMPDVPDTFPELSELSISQLTNMNEQEEVLLEQFVTLPQLKQVITDRDELVKSIEELAKKNLLLEPSLEAKRQTVLDKYEQLTQMKAAFEKKMQRQHELSESCSPSALQARLKVAAHEAEEESDIIAEDFLEGKTEIDDFLSSFMEKRTLCHCRRAKEEKLQQAIAMHSQFHAPL, from the exons ATGAACTGGCTGTTCCCCCTCACCAAGGGCGGCGGCTCCGCCGCGCCCCTGCCCGCCCGTACCACtctccagcagcagaagcagcggCAGATCGAGTCCCTGCGCGGCGCCCACGCCTC CAttgcagaaattcagaaagatgtGGAGTATCGACTGCCATTCACTGTAAACAACCTGACAATTAATATTAACAT CTTGCTTCCACCACAGTTTCCTCAGGAAAAACCAGTCATCAGTGTTTTCCCACCTGTGAGACATCATTTAATGGACAAGCAGGGAGTATATGTGACTGGTCCATTAATAAGTAAT TTTACAATGCATTCAGATCTTGGAAAAATTATTCAAAGTTTACTGGATGAGTTTTGGAAGAATCCTCCAGTTCTGGCTCCTAGCTCAACATCATTTCCATA CCTTTTCAACAAACCAGCTGGAATGCCTCCTTATGCTCCTCAGGGgtttccatttcttcctccaTACCCACCTCAAGAAACAAATAGAACAATGGCGGCCGTGCCCGTTGCTGAATCAGTTTCTTCAAGCTACACTACAGACAAGCCTGCTGCTCCCTCTTACAGCTTGATTGCTGATCTGCCACTGCCTGTTCCAACTGCAGAAGCAGTGCTTCAG GTTCGCCAGAATGGATTTACTTACAAGATGCCTGACGTTCCTGATACGTTTCCAGAACTCTCAGAACTAAG TATATCGCAGCTGACCAATATGAATGAGCAAGAGGAAGTGTTACTGGAACAGTTTGTGACTCTACCACAACTGAAGCAAGTCATTACTGATAGAGATGAGTTAGTGAAAAGCATTGAAGAGCTGGCAA aaaaaaacttgTTGCTGGAGCCTAGTCTCGAGGCAAAAAGACAGACAGTGTTGGATAAA taTGAGCAGCTCACACAGATGAAAGCagcctttgaaaaaaagatgcaaagacAGCATGAACTTAGTGAG agtTGCAGTCCAAGTGCTCTGCAAGCCAGACTTAAAGTAGCTGCTCATGAAGCTGAAGAAGAATCTGACATTATTGCAGAAGACTTCTTGgaaggcaaaacagaaatagaTGACTTTCTTAGTAGTTTCATGGAAAAGAGAACG CTTTGCCACTGTAGACGagccaaagaagaaaaacttcaaCAGGCAATAGCAATGCACAGCCAATTTCATGCTCCGCTATAG
- the VPS37A gene encoding vacuolar protein sorting-associated protein 37A isoform X2 codes for MDKQGVYVTGPLISNFTMHSDLGKIIQSLLDEFWKNPPVLAPSSTSFPYLFNKPAGMPPYAPQGFPFLPPYPPQETNRTMAAVPVAESVSSSYTTDKPAAPSYSLIADLPLPVPTAEAVLQVRQNGFTYKMPDVPDTFPELSELSISQLTNMNEQEEVLLEQFVTLPQLKQVITDRDELVKSIEELAKKNLLLEPSLEAKRQTVLDKYEQLTQMKAAFEKKMQRQHELSESCSPSALQARLKVAAHEAEEESDIIAEDFLEGKTEIDDFLSSFMEKRTLCHCRRAKEEKLQQAIAMHSQFHAPL; via the exons ATGGACAAGCAGGGAGTATATGTGACTGGTCCATTAATAAGTAAT TTTACAATGCATTCAGATCTTGGAAAAATTATTCAAAGTTTACTGGATGAGTTTTGGAAGAATCCTCCAGTTCTGGCTCCTAGCTCAACATCATTTCCATA CCTTTTCAACAAACCAGCTGGAATGCCTCCTTATGCTCCTCAGGGgtttccatttcttcctccaTACCCACCTCAAGAAACAAATAGAACAATGGCGGCCGTGCCCGTTGCTGAATCAGTTTCTTCAAGCTACACTACAGACAAGCCTGCTGCTCCCTCTTACAGCTTGATTGCTGATCTGCCACTGCCTGTTCCAACTGCAGAAGCAGTGCTTCAG GTTCGCCAGAATGGATTTACTTACAAGATGCCTGACGTTCCTGATACGTTTCCAGAACTCTCAGAACTAAG TATATCGCAGCTGACCAATATGAATGAGCAAGAGGAAGTGTTACTGGAACAGTTTGTGACTCTACCACAACTGAAGCAAGTCATTACTGATAGAGATGAGTTAGTGAAAAGCATTGAAGAGCTGGCAA aaaaaaacttgTTGCTGGAGCCTAGTCTCGAGGCAAAAAGACAGACAGTGTTGGATAAA taTGAGCAGCTCACACAGATGAAAGCagcctttgaaaaaaagatgcaaagacAGCATGAACTTAGTGAG agtTGCAGTCCAAGTGCTCTGCAAGCCAGACTTAAAGTAGCTGCTCATGAAGCTGAAGAAGAATCTGACATTATTGCAGAAGACTTCTTGgaaggcaaaacagaaatagaTGACTTTCTTAGTAGTTTCATGGAAAAGAGAACG CTTTGCCACTGTAGACGagccaaagaagaaaaacttcaaCAGGCAATAGCAATGCACAGCCAATTTCATGCTCCGCTATAG